The genomic region CGTAAGTGCGCCCTTGATTCATAAAATTAACCCTACCCTACACCCTAGTTACTGAAGTTTAGACTAAAATGAGGAGCGATAGGTAAATAGTCAGTAAATGGAGAGATAGCAAAAAATCAAGAGATACCTGTCAGAACAAACACCCCCATAGCGGAAAATGAAAAAAGCACAACCGATTTTCATGTAACCGCTATGGATGTTTCTATACAGTTGTGCAATTTCGTTTGGGTAGTTCTACCTTTGTTACTCGCATAGCTTCTCAAGTTTGCCGTCATAGAAGGTAATTTCCATTCATGTAACTATATTTTAGTTTACTATTTTGGTAAATATTTTGCTACTAGTTTGACGCTCCCCTGTTATTCTCGTAAAAATACAATTAGGCTAATTCTGTTATAGTTATCATGTAGGAGGTAAAGTTGTTGGACTCCCTAACAGTTAAAAACCCCTCGCCTACAAGCCAAAAGCAGTGCAGAAGGGTTATGGACTCCCCCAGTTTGTGGATATTAGCATTTTTGGGTTCTATTTCTCTACATATCTTAGTATTTTGGTGGTTAAGCTCTTCCAAACTATTCGGGTTTTGGATTCCTCTGTCCCAGTCTGGTCAAGACAATATGGTGGTGGAATTGGTGGATGTCCCTGCTGCGGTAGAACCACAAAAACAAGTTCCTAAGTCTGAACCCGCTCTAGCCAAACCAAATCCTTCTCCATCTACCCCAAAGCAAGCTAATTATAACACTACTAAGAAAGTGGCTGAACAGGTTGTTGTTGCTAAACCTATTAACTCCAATTTAAATAGATCCCCAGTTACCCCCCCCAGGCAAAATCAGCCCAATACTCCATTAATACCTAAACCTACACCTGGAAAATTTCTACTTCCACCTAAATCAAGTCCTCCACCAAATGATCTTCCTTGGAACTCTCCTCGAGAGGAAGTTAAAGTGGAATCGGAGAAATCAAAACCCTTACCGGAAATTGCACCCGATAAGTTGCCCAAACCCATCTCTTCCCCATCACTGAGTGAAAATCCTACCCCGGAAACCACTCCAGTGGGGGAAAATTCCCAACCTCAATTATTTCCTCAATTATTTACTCTCACTATTGAACCCCTCAACAGAGATGAGATACAGGAGCTAAGAAAACAAAATTTGATACCAGGGGATATTCCCCCCGATGTGTTACCCAAGTACCAAGGTAGTAGTACGAAGGAGCTAACAATTACTTTTTCTTCTGCTCAAACACAACCATCAAAACGGATAACGATACTGGTTAGCCTAATAGTTAATCAGCACGGCAAGTTAGAACAAGTTTTTATTATTGACCCCAACATATCTGAAAAAGATAAAAGTGTTTATGAGCCACCACTCCGGGAGCTTTTTCAGCAGGAGAAATTTGTAGGTGGTTATGACAAGAATGGTTCCCAACCAGAAAAGAGTAACTTATATCTGAGAGTAACCATCGTTCCCAGGGATTCTCCAACAAGTTCTCCAACAAATTCTCCCTAGGGACTTGCAATTTCCCACAGACTCTGTTATTATTATCAAAGTTGGAAAAAACAAGCCACAAAAAAACCTGCGGGCGTAGTTTAGTGGTAAAACTATAGCCTTCCAAGCTATTAATGCGGGTTCGATTCCCGCCGCCCGCTTTCTCCACCGTCTGCTGGCGGTATTTTCTCTATTGGTATAAGTACATCCAAGACAGACTTGACGATAGGAGCAGCAACAGTGCCACCATAGGCATTACCCCCCTTTGGTTCATCAACAACGGCCAAGATGACATAACGGGGAGCCTCAACAGGGAAAATACTCACAAAGCTGGTAATTCGGGCGCCGGGAATATATCCACCATTGGGACTAGCTTTTTGGGCTGTACCAGTTTTACCAGCTACAGCATACCCTTGAATGCGTGACGCCTTTCCACTACCCTCAGTAACTACGGTTTCCATCATATTTACAACTGTTTGGGCAGTACTAGGGGAAAAAATCTGTCGAGGGACTGGTATTTCGGGAGAAAAATGTACTTTTCCCTGACTATCTATTAATCCCTGAACCACATGGGGTGTGACCAATTTACCACCATTAGCTAAAGCACCGTGCATCTGTACTAATTGTAATGGTGTGAGGGAGAAACCCTGTCCAAAAGAAGCGGTTGCCATTTCCAGGGGAGATGACAAGAATTGATCTTGATTTTTCAGACTACCACGGGTGCTAAATGGTAAATCTGTATCCATTTTTTGACCAATGCCCAGTTTTTGTAACCAATTGTAGTAGATTTTTGGTTCGAGACGTTGGACAATTTGCACCATACCCACATTGCTGGATGTCTGTAGAATTTCGGCAATGTTAATTTGTCTAAAACTATTGATAACTGCATTTTTGATGACATGGTCGCTAACCTTGATAGTACCTGGATCATTAAATCTATCATCGGGACTGATCACACCACTTTCTAAAGCAGCGGCTACAATTAAGGGTTTAAAAGTAGATCCGGGCTCGTAAAGATCAGTCACGGTCCAATTTTTAAAAGATGCAATATTAGCTTTAAAATATTCATTGGGATTATAACTGGGTTGGGACACTAAAGACAATAGGGAACCGTCTTTAGCATCCATAACAATCACAGCACCGCGTTTAGCCTGAAACTTTTCCACCTGTTGTTTCAGGGCGCTACGAACAGCTCTTTGCAAGCGACTATCTATGGTTAACTGCAATTTAAAATCATCGGAATATAAAAACTCATCTGGTGCATAATCTGGCATAATGTCCCCTGCACCAGTTCGCGTTAGACGCACGGTTTCTCTGGAACGCTCCAACAGTTTGTCCTGACTATATTCTACCCCAGCTTGACCATGTCTTTCTAGATTTACATAACCTACCACATCTGCTACTAAATCTTCTTGAGGGTAGAAACGAGAGTATTTTTCAATAAATTCTAAACCATCTAGTCTAAATGATATCAAGCGGTCAGCAATATTTTCAGATACCTTATCAGCTAAAAGAATACCACTTTTCCTGGTTTTAAATAGCTTCACTAGGTTGGTAACATCTTTGTTTAGAATGGGTGCTATTTTTTCCGCTATTTGCTGACTAGATTTA from Cylindrospermopsis curvispora GIHE-G1 harbors:
- a CDS encoding peptidoglycan D,D-transpeptidase FtsI family protein, coding for MTIAMQKLPSKSKPTRSRFRNLPNLRENLRRYLELTGRNRFAPSFPDKNFPGTPTRLANFHSRLLVVWGVLFLSGMGLVVNLYRLQVVDGPKLTQRARNQQTTVLRPFMPRRPLVDRNKTLLAIDRPVYTLYVHPKLFNKSSQQIAEKIAPILNKDVTNLVKLFKTRKSGILLADKVSENIADRLISFRLDGLEFIEKYSRFYPQEDLVADVVGYVNLERHGQAGVEYSQDKLLERSRETVRLTRTGAGDIMPDYAPDEFLYSDDFKLQLTIDSRLQRAVRSALKQQVEKFQAKRGAVIVMDAKDGSLLSLVSQPSYNPNEYFKANIASFKNWTVTDLYEPGSTFKPLIVAAALESGVISPDDRFNDPGTIKVSDHVIKNAVINSFRQINIAEILQTSSNVGMVQIVQRLEPKIYYNWLQKLGIGQKMDTDLPFSTRGSLKNQDQFLSSPLEMATASFGQGFSLTPLQLVQMHGALANGGKLVTPHVVQGLIDSQGKVHFSPEIPVPRQIFSPSTAQTVVNMMETVVTEGSGKASRIQGYAVAGKTGTAQKASPNGGYIPGARITSFVSIFPVEAPRYVILAVVDEPKGGNAYGGTVAAPIVKSVLDVLIPIEKIPPADGGESGRRESNPH